A section of the Zavarzinella sp. genome encodes:
- a CDS encoding DUF1559 domain-containing protein, whose translation MKVRSLRSGFTLIELLVVIAIIAILIGLLLPAVQKVREAANRSKCTNNLKQLGLAAHNYEGVHGVFPSGVPQGYWPIPTGAVNNIRSSWVGPLLSYMEQNAMSAQFEAHLVSPTAYTYLQTFATANIPTLQCPSDGNAPKLATVPGNMQGLHTSYLAVHGNGFATPAGDPHGLNLNGIFYGRSRTSMAGITDGTSNTLMFSEILQSKDTTAHDVRGRIWNAVHAGTTLSTLYGPNTTVGDNVQTYCIAIPGAPCAAQTIGNNYVSARSRHTGGVNGALADGSVRFFRNAITLQVWNGLGSRSGGEVFQNE comes from the coding sequence ATGAAGGTTCGAAGTTTGAGGTCAGGTTTCACACTGATCGAGTTACTTGTTGTAATTGCAATTATTGCCATTTTGATCGGTCTGCTGCTGCCTGCGGTACAAAAAGTGCGCGAAGCAGCAAATCGTTCCAAGTGCACCAACAACCTGAAACAGTTAGGTCTTGCTGCACACAATTACGAAGGGGTGCACGGTGTATTTCCTTCCGGCGTTCCCCAGGGGTATTGGCCGATTCCCACAGGTGCGGTGAACAACATCCGCAGTAGCTGGGTGGGGCCGTTGCTTTCCTACATGGAACAGAACGCAATGAGTGCTCAGTTTGAAGCCCACCTGGTATCACCCACGGCTTACACTTATCTGCAGACATTTGCTACGGCTAACATTCCCACACTGCAATGTCCTTCCGACGGGAATGCACCAAAGTTAGCCACCGTTCCAGGAAACATGCAAGGGTTGCATACCAGCTATCTGGCTGTCCACGGGAATGGCTTTGCTACCCCCGCTGGTGATCCCCACGGATTGAACCTGAATGGTATTTTCTATGGCCGGAGTCGTACTTCGATGGCTGGTATTACGGATGGCACCTCCAATACGCTGATGTTCAGCGAAATCCTGCAATCCAAAGATACAACGGCTCACGATGTGCGTGGGCGGATCTGGAATGCCGTGCATGCTGGTACCACCTTATCGACACTTTACGGCCCGAATACCACGGTGGGCGACAATGTACAAACCTATTGTATTGCTATCCCAGGTGCCCCATGTGCGGCACAGACAATTGGCAATAACTATGTCTCTGCCCGCAGCCGCCACACAGGTGGGGTGAACGGGGCATTGGCAGATGGTTCAGTTCGCTTTTTCCGCAATGCGATCACCTTGCAGGTATGGAACGGACTTGGTTCCCGTTCTGGTGGCGAAGTCTTCCAAAACGAATAA
- a CDS encoding Gfo/Idh/MocA family oxidoreductase gives MNGIAMLGTGFIAGFYTQALHGKRSRDRVDVVYSRSAEKGAVFATRWGIPTVVTDMKAAIEHPDTKVVIVALPNHLHEEAVLLAANAGKAILCTKPLGRTAAEARRMLEAVEKAGVFHGYLEDLVYTPKTLNALHAVQRGSLGTIMWVRSRETHPGPHSDWFWDRQLAGGGAMIDMGCHCIEIARNFIGKEIRPVEVSCWADTQVHPIEAEDHAIGLVRYENGAIGQFEVSWSFRGGMDLRDEIVGTDGTIWLNHWLRTGTEMFTAVGTQDYVAEKAEGNGGWLFPVADEATALGYADMFTDMFDCLERGNEPMETFYDGYVVNAILDSAYYSTQSRKWEKIDLEHWRGKTGVPAISAHKDFDEDHFLIKQEKMPDGRTKVILKHKRTHQISAEWVPKAD, from the coding sequence ATGAATGGTATCGCGATGCTGGGAACCGGCTTTATCGCTGGCTTTTATACCCAGGCACTGCATGGGAAACGCAGTCGAGACCGGGTAGACGTGGTTTATTCGCGTTCTGCTGAAAAAGGTGCCGTTTTTGCCACCAGGTGGGGCATTCCTACGGTGGTTACCGACATGAAGGCCGCCATTGAGCATCCGGATACCAAAGTGGTGATCGTTGCATTACCCAACCACCTGCATGAAGAAGCGGTGCTGCTTGCTGCAAACGCTGGAAAAGCAATTCTCTGCACCAAGCCACTGGGCCGCACCGCCGCAGAGGCACGCAGAATGTTGGAAGCGGTGGAAAAAGCGGGTGTTTTTCACGGATACCTGGAAGATCTGGTCTATACACCCAAAACCTTAAATGCTCTGCATGCCGTCCAGCGGGGCAGCCTGGGCACCATTATGTGGGTGCGTTCCCGCGAAACCCACCCCGGCCCCCACAGTGACTGGTTCTGGGATCGTCAATTAGCAGGTGGGGGAGCGATGATTGATATGGGCTGCCACTGCATCGAAATCGCCCGGAACTTCATCGGGAAAGAAATCCGGCCTGTTGAAGTGAGCTGCTGGGCGGATACCCAGGTGCACCCCATTGAAGCCGAAGACCATGCCATTGGCTTGGTGCGTTACGAAAATGGTGCAATCGGCCAATTTGAAGTCAGTTGGTCTTTCCGCGGTGGCATGGATCTACGTGATGAGATTGTCGGAACGGATGGCACCATCTGGCTGAATCATTGGTTACGTACAGGGACAGAAATGTTTACCGCGGTAGGCACCCAGGACTACGTGGCAGAAAAGGCAGAAGGCAACGGCGGCTGGCTGTTCCCCGTGGCAGATGAGGCAACCGCACTGGGGTATGCAGACATGTTTACCGATATGTTTGACTGTCTGGAACGTGGCAACGAGCCGATGGAAACTTTTTACGATGGCTATGTGGTGAATGCGATTCTGGACAGTGCCTATTACTCTACCCAGAGCCGAAAGTGGGAGAAAATTGATCTGGAACATTGGCGAGGCAAAACGGGCGTGCCTGCCATTTCCGCCCACAAGGACTTTGATGAGGATCATTTTTTGATTAAGCAGGAAAAAATGCCCGACGGCCGCACCAAAGTAATCCTGAAGCACAAACGCACCCACCAGATTTCGGCAGAGTGGGTACCGAAGGCCGATTGA
- a CDS encoding MaoC/PaaZ C-terminal domain-containing protein: MFSSFHLYFEDVEIGQEWLSVGRTVTQADIVNFAGISGDFNPIHMDHVYAKSTPFRQPIAHGLLVFTMASGLGLNCPPMRTLAFLRVGEWLMSEPVYIGDTLRLKAQVVDKTVRGRGRRGEIKWKRIVLNQDDRIVQQGEIVTIVEGRGAKVLMSLPCKNGSPEPVTVPEVAPKAS; encoded by the coding sequence TTGTTTTCCTCTTTTCATTTATATTTTGAGGATGTTGAAATCGGGCAGGAATGGCTAAGCGTGGGCAGGACAGTTACCCAGGCGGACATCGTCAATTTTGCTGGTATCAGTGGAGATTTTAATCCCATCCACATGGACCATGTTTACGCCAAAAGCACACCTTTTCGGCAGCCAATTGCGCATGGATTGCTGGTGTTCACCATGGCCAGCGGCCTTGGGTTGAACTGCCCACCGATGCGAACCCTGGCTTTTCTTCGCGTCGGAGAGTGGCTGATGTCTGAACCGGTCTACATCGGAGATACCCTCCGCCTGAAGGCACAGGTGGTAGACAAGACGGTTCGTGGCCGTGGTCGTCGGGGCGAAATCAAATGGAAGCGGATTGTCCTGAATCAGGATGATCGGATCGTACAGCAAGGCGAAATAGTGACCATTGTCGAAGGCCGTGGTGCGAAGGTACTGATGTCACTTCCATGTAAAAATGGCTCGCCTGAACCAGTGACCGTTCCAGAAGTGGCACCCAAAGCTTCCTGA
- a CDS encoding folylpolyglutamate synthase/dihydrofolate synthase family protein — protein MTYEEAIQFWYHRIDYERRQPHLGDLKLDRMRLLLHLLGNPHLRLRCIHIAGTKGKGSSAAMLASVLQHAGYRVGLFTSPHLEDIRERIQVDGELISQDELRTRMVTLRDAVLQMDTFGSEFSPTFFEVITALGMLHFLYRQVDLVVLEVGLGGRFDSTNVCRSIVSVITSISYDHTNILGNTLAEIAYQKAGIIRPRVPVVALANDPESSQVIESIALAEKAPLSMLGRDFLVFVNRCEIPLPEGHVQKIETTFDYSSAGYSLTNIHLSLSGTHQVMNAAGVIRTIECLRARGLTISDQALRQGLANTHWPARIEQLNDQPVVIVDSAHNVASVRYLIETLTTKYLRSSEGSHRILIFAASTDKDLAGMAQVLVTFFDTIHLCAYQSNPRSASPRDLAAIFTLAGATNVEIHDNPLIAWQAARHLANEKDFICITGSVFLAGELRSIVLKGAGARDH, from the coding sequence ATGACATACGAAGAAGCGATTCAGTTTTGGTATCATCGGATCGATTACGAACGCCGACAGCCCCACCTGGGCGATCTGAAACTGGATCGGATGCGACTGTTGCTGCACTTGCTAGGCAACCCCCACCTGCGGCTGCGGTGCATTCATATTGCTGGCACCAAAGGGAAAGGTTCTTCGGCGGCAATGCTGGCATCGGTGCTGCAGCACGCGGGCTATCGCGTGGGGCTGTTCACTTCGCCCCACCTGGAAGATATTCGCGAACGGATACAGGTGGATGGCGAACTAATTTCGCAGGATGAACTCCGCACGCGAATGGTCACCCTGCGCGATGCCGTGCTTCAGATGGATACCTTCGGCAGCGAATTTTCACCCACCTTTTTTGAAGTGATTACCGCACTGGGGATGCTGCATTTTCTCTACCGCCAGGTTGACCTGGTGGTCTTGGAAGTGGGCCTTGGTGGGCGATTTGATTCCACAAACGTCTGTAGATCGATCGTTTCTGTCATCACCAGTATCAGTTACGACCATACCAATATCCTGGGCAACACGCTCGCAGAAATCGCGTATCAGAAAGCGGGCATTATCCGACCACGAGTTCCCGTTGTGGCACTGGCGAACGATCCAGAATCGTCGCAAGTCATTGAATCAATTGCACTTGCGGAAAAGGCTCCGTTGTCGATGCTGGGGCGGGATTTTCTGGTCTTCGTCAATCGGTGCGAAATCCCTCTGCCGGAAGGGCACGTACAAAAAATTGAAACAACCTTCGATTATTCGTCAGCCGGTTATTCATTAACAAATATTCATTTATCACTTTCCGGCACGCACCAAGTGATGAATGCGGCAGGGGTGATTCGCACTATTGAATGCCTGCGTGCACGTGGGCTGACAATTTCAGATCAGGCACTTCGTCAGGGATTGGCAAACACCCACTGGCCTGCCCGTATCGAACAGTTGAACGATCAACCGGTTGTGATTGTGGATTCTGCCCACAATGTGGCATCGGTGCGTTATTTGATTGAAACGCTGACCACAAAGTACCTACGTAGTAGCGAAGGCTCTCATCGAATCCTCATTTTTGCTGCGTCAACTGATAAAGATTTGGCTGGAATGGCACAGGTGTTGGTGACATTTTTCGACACGATTCACCTTTGTGCGTACCAAAGCAATCCCCGCAGTGCCAGTCCCCGCGATCTGGCAGCGATCTTTACCCTGGCGGGTGCCACGAACGTGGAAATTCATGATAATCCTCTCATCGCCTGGCAGGCTGCACGGCACCTGGCGAATGAGAAAGATTTCATTTGTATTACCGGTTCTGTCTTTCTCGCTGGAGAACTTCGAAGTATCGTCCTGAAAGGGGCAGGTGCCAGGGACCACTAA
- a CDS encoding HEAT repeat domain-containing protein, which produces MWVETLIGTILTVSVAGMLWRRRVRMNRQPMWQPRHSHAHLFELRQLIPPASVKTVGNLLTIGLPLGHSRAGKKCMQELRKLWDQADYLGAIQLLEEQLQQVPSGDAIESSRFLVDLAAAAKIMQINEALPMLLEQFDRVCTELKPEYAAELVGFVAFAEYLQYPTRNECRYAMRVLKIVMESVRRNRLPMSMYADAYFGDAIRRLCEHCPELVDPLVIQLFVEARRHARRVFHQHATFRDDPARRQHVRWQIAYLRDSESLMAEYLHDISQELPFALEEAAPENRWDILECCLLLRVDVGLPIIQLWGELNFQQQLKAIEVLSWSKDAEIRTHLVQLASRAVQQGSPEEQLACAAMKSLQNYPCEPVERLQIHFLDNGSNEARVAALESMGWHEPILRIDTLSRLNHLKQHKNPRVRKAALAACARLGEIAALNILRESLHQPAAIAIDAIRMIANEGISWLWPELDELTESDDMDVQMEAWEAVERLREQFLPLAID; this is translated from the coding sequence ATGTGGGTCGAAACGCTGATTGGCACCATCCTGACGGTCAGCGTGGCAGGGATGCTTTGGCGCAGACGTGTTCGGATGAACCGCCAGCCCATGTGGCAACCGCGGCACTCCCACGCCCACTTATTTGAACTGAGACAGTTGATTCCACCGGCGAGTGTCAAAACTGTTGGGAATCTGTTAACCATTGGTCTGCCACTTGGGCATAGCCGTGCAGGGAAAAAGTGTATGCAAGAACTGCGAAAACTTTGGGACCAGGCCGATTATCTGGGCGCGATTCAACTGCTGGAGGAGCAACTTCAGCAGGTACCGTCCGGCGATGCCATTGAATCCAGCAGATTCCTGGTGGACCTGGCTGCAGCAGCTAAAATTATGCAGATCAACGAAGCACTGCCCATGTTATTGGAGCAGTTCGATCGCGTCTGTACAGAATTGAAGCCGGAATATGCTGCAGAACTGGTGGGCTTTGTCGCATTTGCAGAATACCTGCAGTATCCGACGCGTAATGAATGTCGCTATGCCATGCGTGTGCTAAAGATTGTTATGGAATCTGTCCGTCGCAATCGACTACCGATGAGCATGTACGCGGATGCCTACTTTGGAGATGCCATTCGCCGCTTATGCGAACATTGCCCGGAGTTGGTTGATCCGTTGGTGATTCAGTTATTTGTAGAAGCCCGTCGACATGCCCGCCGGGTATTCCATCAACATGCCACGTTCCGAGATGATCCCGCCCGCCGTCAGCATGTGCGCTGGCAAATTGCCTACCTGCGGGATAGCGAATCGCTGATGGCAGAATATCTGCACGATATTTCTCAGGAATTGCCTTTTGCATTGGAAGAGGCCGCACCAGAGAATCGGTGGGATATTCTGGAATGCTGCCTATTACTGCGTGTTGATGTCGGCCTGCCAATTATTCAATTGTGGGGAGAGCTGAATTTTCAACAACAGTTGAAAGCCATTGAAGTGCTGTCGTGGTCCAAAGATGCAGAAATCCGCACCCACCTGGTGCAGCTTGCCAGCAGGGCGGTGCAACAAGGTTCGCCAGAGGAACAACTGGCCTGTGCCGCAATGAAATCGTTACAAAATTATCCTTGCGAACCAGTAGAACGATTGCAGATTCATTTCCTGGACAATGGGTCCAATGAAGCCCGCGTGGCCGCACTGGAAAGTATGGGCTGGCACGAACCGATTCTCCGAATTGATACGCTGTCGCGGCTCAACCATTTGAAGCAACACAAAAATCCAAGGGTACGTAAAGCGGCATTGGCTGCCTGTGCCCGCCTGGGTGAAATTGCAGCACTGAATATTCTGCGGGAATCGCTGCATCAACCTGCAGCGATTGCAATTGATGCAATCCGGATGATTGCCAACGAGGGGATCAGTTGGCTCTGGCCGGAACTGGATGAATTGACCGAATCGGACGACATGGATGTCCAGATGGAAGCATGGGAAGCTGTGGAACGCTTACGCGAGCAGTTTTTACCTCTTGCCATCGACTGA
- a CDS encoding glycosyltransferase family 4 protein, with amino-acid sequence MKIAYLIHRFPPAIGGAERWLELLAQYGVQAGDEIDVWTTTANKLESFQKQHSNELSSGTMVQDGVTVRRFPLIRFPGRKYLLKAASLALKTTRWGSVLAPYNPICPEMWRQAGSHSNRSNYDLVHAFAFPFGFIMAAAHRLSQQQKIPLIISPYLHLGNPQQPHNRIRRAYTSKSLAWWLRQADCVLVQSSLEQAAVLEMGVAPKRIRRTAVGVPPLKETGDAARFRKQYGISSTAKLVGHLATLSEEKGTVDLLDAFRSVHMQIPDAICVLAGPSTSQFTSRFPPDSLPPWVKMVGVLSEEQKNDFYEAIDLFCLPSRNDSFGIVFLEAWQHAKPVIGYRAGGVADLILHDSDGFLVECGDLNQLAEKIVQLLTKKELAAKFGKSGQARVVREFTADQRLTEIRTIQQEILWHEKIQFGNQTN; translated from the coding sequence GTGAAAATTGCGTACCTTATTCATCGTTTCCCACCCGCAATTGGTGGTGCGGAACGCTGGCTGGAATTACTGGCCCAGTATGGTGTGCAAGCAGGTGATGAAATTGATGTCTGGACCACCACCGCCAACAAATTAGAATCTTTTCAGAAACAGCACTCAAATGAACTTTCCAGTGGCACCATGGTTCAGGATGGTGTCACCGTCAGGCGTTTTCCCCTGATCCGGTTTCCTGGCCGGAAATATCTGCTGAAAGCAGCATCGCTGGCTCTGAAAACTACTCGTTGGGGTAGTGTGCTGGCACCTTATAACCCAATCTGCCCAGAAATGTGGCGGCAGGCAGGCTCCCACTCCAATCGTTCAAATTATGATCTGGTGCACGCATTTGCTTTTCCGTTTGGTTTCATCATGGCGGCTGCCCACCGTCTGTCGCAACAACAGAAAATCCCACTGATCATCTCCCCATATCTACATCTGGGCAACCCACAGCAGCCCCACAATCGCATTCGCCGTGCCTATACCAGCAAATCACTGGCCTGGTGGCTGCGTCAGGCAGATTGCGTTCTTGTTCAGTCTTCACTGGAGCAGGCTGCGGTGCTGGAAATGGGTGTTGCACCAAAGCGAATCCGTCGCACTGCAGTGGGTGTGCCACCACTGAAAGAAACAGGAGATGCGGCACGCTTTCGGAAGCAATACGGGATTTCCTCTACCGCAAAACTCGTGGGGCATCTCGCCACGTTAAGTGAAGAAAAAGGCACCGTTGACCTGCTTGATGCCTTTCGATCTGTGCATATGCAAATACCTGATGCTATTTGTGTGCTGGCGGGACCATCCACCAGCCAGTTTACGAGTAGATTTCCACCGGATTCCCTCCCGCCTTGGGTGAAAATGGTGGGAGTGCTGTCCGAAGAACAGAAAAACGATTTCTATGAGGCAATTGACCTGTTTTGCCTGCCATCCCGCAACGATTCCTTTGGAATTGTCTTTCTGGAAGCCTGGCAGCACGCAAAACCAGTGATTGGGTATCGAGCCGGGGGCGTGGCAGACTTGATTTTGCACGACAGCGATGGATTTCTGGTGGAATGTGGCGATCTGAACCAACTTGCAGAAAAAATCGTGCAACTACTTACCAAAAAAGAACTTGCGGCGAAATTTGGCAAGTCCGGTCAGGCCCGCGTCGTGCGTGAGTTTACCGCAGACCAACGTCTGACGGAAATCCGCACGATACAGCAGGAAATACTTTGGCACGAAAAGATTCAATTTGGAAATCAAACGAATTAA
- a CDS encoding hotdog domain-containing protein encodes MSERYIAIQVVMMPSDTNPHGTIFGGVILSYIDMAGAIAARRQSIAFGNSPEIAFVTVAFNRVEFKEPVYVGDVMRFETWITRVGKTSITVHIDVIAERTGKEIHVTEAEVVYVGIDSERHPMKINPQS; translated from the coding sequence ATGTCAGAACGATATATCGCCATTCAAGTGGTGATGATGCCTAGCGACACCAATCCTCATGGTACCATTTTTGGTGGGGTAATCCTCAGCTATATCGACATGGCAGGGGCAATTGCCGCACGCAGGCAATCGATTGCGTTTGGAAATTCACCTGAAATCGCCTTTGTCACAGTGGCTTTCAACCGCGTCGAGTTTAAGGAACCCGTTTACGTGGGCGATGTGATGCGGTTTGAAACCTGGATCACCCGCGTGGGCAAAACTTCCATTACGGTGCATATTGACGTGATTGCGGAACGCACCGGAAAAGAAATTCATGTAACTGAAGCTGAAGTGGTCTACGTGGGGATCGACAGCGAACGCCACCCGATGAAAATTAACCCGCAATCGTAA
- a CDS encoding glutamate-5-semialdehyde dehydrogenase, protein MTATTSPTTEAWESCLKMAQNARTASRVLATCTRSPKDAWLLDCAAQLELQKDRIIAANQLDLEAATELPTAMRERLKLNESRLQQAADSLRQVAHLPDPVGRIRSGETRPNGLQVQKITTPLGVIFFLYESRPNVTIDAAALCVKSGNAVILRGGKEALHSNHCLHQLMVERLPLFDLPQDAVQLVTSSDRTLVSHFLQMDRYIDLAIPRGGESLIRRVVSEAKMPVLKHYLGNCHVYVDRAAPLQMAEEIIINSKCQRPGVCNAMESLLIHEDLADSFVSRIGAKLREHNVEIRACEITKNYLSYATNVTESDYAAEFCDLIVSMKVVSSIDAAIDHIRQYGSGHTEAIVTMDLAAANHFVRSIDASAVMVNASTRFNDGFELGLGAEIGISTDKMHARGPCGLEELTSYKYVVTGNGQIRS, encoded by the coding sequence GTGACTGCGACGACCTCTCCAACTACTGAGGCCTGGGAAAGCTGCCTGAAAATGGCACAGAACGCCCGCACGGCATCGCGGGTTCTGGCAACCTGCACACGGTCGCCGAAAGATGCCTGGCTACTGGACTGTGCGGCACAACTGGAATTGCAGAAAGACAGAATTATTGCCGCAAACCAGTTGGATCTGGAAGCTGCCACAGAATTGCCCACTGCCATGCGGGAACGCCTGAAACTGAATGAATCCAGATTGCAACAAGCAGCAGATTCACTGCGTCAGGTTGCCCACCTGCCCGATCCGGTGGGCCGGATCCGTTCTGGCGAAACACGCCCGAACGGGCTGCAGGTGCAGAAGATCACCACACCACTGGGGGTGATTTTCTTCCTCTATGAATCTCGACCGAACGTAACCATCGATGCCGCAGCACTTTGCGTCAAAAGTGGCAATGCCGTTATTCTTCGAGGTGGGAAGGAAGCACTGCACTCCAATCATTGCCTCCATCAGCTAATGGTGGAACGATTACCCCTGTTTGATCTCCCACAGGATGCGGTGCAACTGGTGACCAGTTCCGACCGCACGCTGGTCAGCCATTTTCTGCAGATGGACCGCTATATCGACCTGGCGATCCCACGTGGGGGCGAAAGTTTGATTCGGCGGGTGGTTTCTGAAGCAAAAATGCCCGTTCTGAAACATTATCTGGGAAACTGCCACGTGTATGTGGATCGAGCCGCACCACTTCAGATGGCGGAAGAAATCATCATCAATTCCAAGTGCCAGCGACCAGGTGTTTGCAACGCCATGGAAAGCCTGTTAATCCACGAAGATCTTGCCGATTCTTTCGTTTCGAGAATTGGGGCAAAACTGCGGGAGCACAATGTGGAAATCAGAGCTTGCGAAATCACGAAAAACTACCTGTCTTATGCCACGAATGTGACAGAAAGTGATTATGCTGCTGAATTTTGCGATTTAATCGTGTCGATGAAGGTAGTGTCCAGCATTGATGCGGCGATCGATCATATCCGGCAATATGGTTCTGGCCATACGGAAGCCATTGTCACAATGGATCTGGCTGCAGCGAACCATTTTGTCCGTTCGATTGATGCCTCCGCAGTGATGGTCAATGCCAGCACTCGCTTTAACGATGGCTTCGAACTGGGTTTGGGTGCAGAAATCGGTATCAGCACCGATAAGATGCACGCACGCGGGCCATGCGGGCTGGAAGAATTGACGAGTTACAAATACGTGGTGACCGGAAACGGGCAGATTCGCAGTTAA
- a CDS encoding ABC transporter ATP-binding protein: MAKSSKTNKVPAARFHRLHFSQLNALAPQRHSSGQAFFDLLLNYPHVVLLVGSAMQFEVKGLTKSFPSGESRLEILADVDLQMTSGESLSIVGPSGCGKSTLLHIFGTLDQPDGGEVLFDGTNPFQLDEPKLAQFRNKNIGFVFQDHLLLPQCNVLENVLVPTLVARDGNRKDFQERATNLLERVGLAHRMTHSPAKISGGERQRVAIARALIHRPSMLLADEPTGNLDQASAGAITDLLFQLHEQEQSIFICVTHSGEFARTFRRQVEMRDKKLVSLLN, encoded by the coding sequence GTGGCGAAGTCTTCCAAAACGAATAAAGTCCCTGCTGCCCGTTTTCATCGCCTACATTTTTCCCAATTGAATGCCCTCGCCCCTCAACGCCATAGTTCCGGGCAGGCATTTTTCGATTTACTCCTAAACTATCCCCATGTCGTCTTGTTGGTGGGGAGTGCGATGCAATTCGAAGTAAAAGGGTTAACCAAATCGTTCCCAAGTGGGGAAAGCCGACTGGAAATTCTGGCGGATGTCGATTTGCAGATGACTTCTGGTGAATCGCTGTCGATTGTGGGCCCCTCTGGCTGCGGGAAAAGCACATTGTTGCATATTTTTGGCACGTTAGATCAGCCTGATGGTGGGGAAGTGCTGTTCGATGGCACGAACCCTTTTCAACTGGACGAACCGAAACTGGCCCAGTTCCGCAATAAAAACATTGGTTTTGTGTTTCAGGATCACTTGTTGTTGCCGCAATGCAACGTGCTGGAAAATGTTCTGGTGCCCACGCTGGTTGCGCGGGATGGGAACCGGAAAGATTTTCAGGAGCGGGCCACGAACCTGCTGGAACGAGTCGGTCTGGCCCACCGGATGACCCATTCACCAGCAAAAATATCGGGTGGGGAACGCCAGCGGGTGGCAATTGCCCGGGCATTGATCCATCGACCGTCCATGCTGCTGGCCGATGAACCCACCGGTAACCTCGACCAGGCTTCCGCAGGTGCGATCACTGATCTGCTCTTTCAACTGCACGAACAGGAACAATCGATTTTCATCTGTGTTACCCACAGTGGGGAGTTCGCCAGAACTTTTCGCCGTCAGGTGGAAATGCGAGACAAAAAACTGGTTTCTTTGTTGAATTAA
- the ribA gene encoding GTP cyclohydrolase II produces the protein MDTTELDSNPFCTIDEALAELRAGRMIVLVDDEHRENEGDLVVAAEKVTPEIINFMIRNACGRLCLAMSEEMCQRVGLQLLPGVNLDPSATPFTHNFDARYGITTGISAFDRAKSILTAIDDNANPTDLVFDKGHVDGLQSRDGGVLVRAGHTEGSVDLAKLAGFKPAGVICEIVREDGHMARLGDLREFCQKHDLKMCTIAELIKYRRSREKLVKREISLKLPTHLGTFDLFAYSSIVDSDLHVALTVGDIGVEVDGITPKCAEPVLVRVHSECFTGDVLESALCDCGSQLHMALRQILEAGRGVLLYMRQEGRGIGLLNKLKAYKLQQEEGLDTVEANHRLGFAADLRHYGIGAQILRDLGVREIRLLTNNPKKVVGLESYGLRIIDRVPITSVANPHNERYLQTKRDKLGHMFE, from the coding sequence ATGGATACTACAGAATTAGATTCAAACCCGTTCTGCACCATCGACGAAGCCCTGGCTGAGCTGCGTGCTGGCCGCATGATCGTATTGGTGGATGATGAGCACCGCGAAAACGAAGGAGATCTGGTTGTCGCTGCGGAAAAAGTGACACCAGAAATCATCAACTTCATGATTCGCAATGCCTGTGGACGGCTTTGTCTGGCGATGTCGGAAGAAATGTGCCAACGCGTGGGCCTGCAACTGCTGCCTGGGGTGAATCTGGATCCTTCTGCCACGCCATTTACCCACAATTTTGATGCTCGCTACGGCATTACTACAGGTATTTCAGCATTCGACCGGGCAAAAAGCATCCTGACTGCCATCGATGATAACGCCAATCCCACCGATCTGGTGTTTGATAAAGGCCATGTGGATGGTTTACAATCACGCGACGGTGGGGTGCTGGTGCGTGCAGGCCACACCGAAGGCAGCGTCGATCTGGCAAAACTGGCTGGCTTCAAACCAGCCGGGGTGATCTGCGAAATTGTTCGGGAAGACGGGCACATGGCCCGACTGGGCGATTTGCGCGAATTCTGCCAGAAGCACGACCTGAAAATGTGCACCATCGCTGAATTGATTAAGTACCGCCGATCGCGCGAAAAACTGGTGAAGCGGGAAATCAGCTTGAAACTGCCCACCCACCTGGGGACATTTGATCTGTTTGCCTACTCTTCGATCGTCGACAGTGACCTGCACGTCGCCCTGACTGTGGGTGATATCGGCGTCGAAGTCGATGGAATCACACCGAAATGTGCGGAACCGGTACTGGTGCGTGTCCATAGCGAATGCTTTACTGGTGATGTGCTGGAAAGTGCCTTGTGCGACTGTGGTTCTCAGTTGCATATGGCTCTACGGCAAATCCTGGAAGCAGGCCGGGGGGTGTTGCTCTATATGCGGCAGGAAGGCCGTGGGATTGGCCTGTTGAACAAGCTGAAAGCGTATAAATTGCAGCAAGAAGAAGGTCTGGATACGGTAGAAGCAAACCATCGCCTCGGTTTTGCAGCTGATTTGCGACATTACGGTATCGGTGCCCAGATTTTACGCGACCTCGGCGTGCGTGAAATCCGCCTGTTAACAAATAACCCCAAAAAAGTGGTTGGCCTGGAAAGCTATGGCTTGCGAATTATTGATCGGGTGCCGATTACTTCTGTAGCCAATCCCCACAATGAACGCTACCTGCAAACCAAGCGGGACAAGCTGGGACACATGTTTGAATAA